The following coding sequences lie in one Spirosoma sp. KUDC1026 genomic window:
- a CDS encoding MutS-related protein: MTPESIFNQRIQQFQQAEQAAQNRHNQLAFWRLVWFVGTAITLWGLIQANQQLAAAAILLIGVIGFMVLLKKHQAIKRERDLNHHLAVVNQDEAGRLKRQYLRTETGEKFSSPTHFYAGDLDVFGKHSLFRLLNRTHTHSGQQHLANWLLAPSDPAIVRSRQQAAAELNPQIEWRQQIEALAHLEGSINRPPDALFAWAAAPAAPLPAYLNVVRFLFPLITLLLFIAWLTGYVPGIAVLLSLAVHALILRTIASQAALVSNQTYTISSALKGFRVLFQQAEQLTGTSPKIQAIRNTLVTNSQPISGIIGQLAKLTEGLNYRQNPYFYLFFGVFSLWDMHYLIRLERWRQEHGPKLEQWFTVLGELEALNSLAGFSYAHPTYVTPDLTTTEFALDFTAAAHPLLIPGHSVANSLSLEGSGQTVLITGSNMSGKSTFLRTVGANVVLAFAGAVVSAERFTCSPVQVFTSMRTQDSLEESTSSFYAELKRLQTLIGLSQQLGALPVLYFLDEILKGTNSADRHRGAEALIRQLHQTTASGFVSTHDLELGQLGDSSGFVHNYHFQSDLKQGELIFDYYLRSGICESFNASQLMRAIGINIDAVQS, from the coding sequence ATGACTCCTGAGTCCATTTTTAACCAACGTATTCAGCAATTTCAACAGGCAGAACAGGCAGCGCAAAACCGTCATAACCAACTGGCTTTTTGGCGGTTAGTTTGGTTCGTAGGCACGGCTATTACCCTTTGGGGGCTTATTCAAGCTAATCAGCAACTAGCGGCCGCAGCAATTCTCCTGATTGGAGTTATAGGCTTCATGGTTTTACTTAAAAAGCATCAGGCGATCAAGCGGGAGCGGGATCTGAATCATCATCTGGCCGTTGTAAATCAGGATGAAGCAGGCCGACTAAAACGGCAGTATCTACGTACTGAAACAGGCGAGAAATTTAGCTCGCCTACCCATTTCTACGCGGGCGATCTGGACGTATTTGGCAAGCACTCATTATTTCGTCTACTCAACCGAACCCACACCCACTCTGGACAGCAACACCTGGCCAATTGGCTGTTGGCTCCATCCGATCCGGCTATCGTTCGAAGTCGGCAACAAGCAGCCGCTGAGCTTAACCCTCAGATCGAGTGGCGACAACAAATTGAAGCATTGGCTCATTTAGAGGGGTCCATCAACCGTCCCCCTGACGCCCTTTTTGCTTGGGCAGCAGCACCGGCAGCGCCCCTACCCGCTTACCTGAACGTTGTTCGTTTTCTATTTCCCCTAATCACGCTATTACTATTTATTGCCTGGCTTACCGGTTACGTACCAGGTATTGCTGTACTTCTTTCTCTGGCGGTGCACGCCCTGATTTTGCGAACAATTGCCAGTCAGGCAGCCCTTGTCAGCAACCAGACGTATACCATCTCAAGCGCTTTAAAAGGGTTCAGGGTACTCTTTCAACAAGCTGAACAACTAACGGGGACCAGCCCAAAAATCCAGGCAATTCGTAATACGTTAGTGACAAATTCGCAACCGATTTCGGGTATCATTGGCCAATTGGCCAAACTAACCGAAGGGTTGAACTACCGCCAAAATCCTTATTTCTACCTTTTCTTCGGCGTTTTCTCGCTTTGGGATATGCATTACCTGATCCGGCTCGAACGCTGGCGGCAGGAGCACGGCCCGAAGCTAGAACAGTGGTTTACGGTACTCGGCGAGTTAGAAGCGCTCAACAGCCTGGCGGGTTTTTCGTATGCTCACCCAACATACGTAACGCCCGATCTGACAACTACTGAATTTGCGCTGGATTTTACTGCTGCAGCCCATCCTCTACTAATTCCCGGGCATAGTGTAGCCAATTCACTCTCGCTGGAAGGTTCAGGTCAGACCGTATTGATCACTGGCTCCAATATGTCGGGAAAGAGTACATTTTTACGAACAGTCGGTGCTAACGTCGTACTCGCCTTTGCTGGTGCCGTTGTCTCCGCTGAGCGTTTTACTTGTTCGCCTGTGCAAGTCTTTACCAGCATGCGTACGCAGGATTCTCTTGAAGAAAGCACGTCCTCTTTTTATGCCGAGCTTAAGCGTCTACAGACGCTGATTGGCTTGTCGCAGCAATTGGGTGCACTGCCCGTGCTCTATTTTCTGGATGAAATCCTGAAAGGTACCAACTCAGCTGATCGGCATCGGGGAGCCGAAGCCCTGATTCGGCAGCTTCACCAAACGACTGCCTCCGGATTTGTATCAACGCACGATCTGGAACTGGGTCAACTCGGCGATTCGTCTGGCTTTGTGCATAATTACCATTTCCAGTCAGATCTAAAGCAGGGTGAGCTAATCTTCGATTATTACCTTCGTAGCGGAATCTGTGAGAGCTTCAACGCCAGTCAATTAATGCGCGCAATCGGCATTAACATCGATGCGGTTCAGTCCTAG
- a CDS encoding 4Fe-4S dicluster domain-containing protein, with translation MEIIQQILFVAALGVVAWFITKRVQLISRAIKLGRPENRFDHADERLKTMLLVAFGQKKMFTNLLVGVMHFVIYAGFIIINLEILEIILDGVVGTHRLFAPYITPIYPILIDVFEVLAFGVLSVCVVFLCRRFIARVSRLQASRHRELRGWPVSDATIILTAEIFLMVAFLTWNASDSVLRDRGVGHYGELQGVVPDFLISQYLKPLFAGFGDRALVAYERAAWWLHILGILAFAIYVTYSKHLHIALGFPNVYFSDLQPKGEMQNMPEITKEVQLALGLPLSTQPDGSQANDNGEQSAEIGRFGAKDVEDLKWINLMNAYSCTECGRCTAACPANITGKKLSPRKIMMDTRDRLEDIQKGWKANGYDYKDDKSLLGDYITPEELNACTTCQACINACPININPLDIILQLRRYRVMEESQAPAAWNAMFSNIENNMAPWKFSPSDRFNWAEQVNEVKF, from the coding sequence ATGGAAATCATTCAGCAAATTTTATTCGTAGCTGCATTAGGGGTTGTCGCCTGGTTCATTACCAAGCGGGTTCAGCTCATCAGCCGGGCGATTAAGTTAGGTCGACCGGAGAACCGATTCGATCATGCTGACGAGCGTTTGAAGACTATGTTGCTCGTAGCGTTCGGGCAAAAGAAGATGTTCACTAATCTACTGGTTGGTGTCATGCACTTTGTCATTTATGCTGGTTTTATCATTATCAATCTGGAGATTCTGGAGATCATCCTGGATGGTGTAGTAGGAACCCACCGGCTTTTTGCGCCTTACATCACCCCGATTTATCCAATTTTGATCGACGTATTTGAAGTGCTGGCGTTTGGTGTGTTGTCCGTGTGTGTTGTTTTTCTGTGCCGTCGATTCATCGCTCGTGTTAGTCGGCTTCAGGCTAGTCGGCATCGCGAATTACGGGGATGGCCTGTTTCAGACGCAACCATCATCCTAACCGCCGAAATTTTTCTGATGGTTGCCTTCCTGACTTGGAACGCATCGGACAGCGTATTGCGTGACCGGGGCGTTGGCCACTACGGCGAACTGCAGGGCGTCGTTCCTGACTTCCTAATCAGTCAATACCTGAAACCGTTATTCGCAGGCTTCGGCGATAGAGCGCTGGTGGCTTACGAGCGAGCGGCCTGGTGGTTACATATCCTGGGTATTCTGGCCTTTGCGATCTACGTAACATACTCTAAGCATCTGCACATCGCGCTGGGCTTTCCTAATGTGTACTTCTCTGATCTGCAGCCAAAAGGCGAAATGCAGAATATGCCAGAGATCACAAAAGAAGTGCAACTGGCGCTGGGTTTACCGCTGTCTACGCAGCCTGACGGATCACAAGCGAATGACAATGGCGAGCAATCGGCTGAAATCGGTCGATTTGGGGCGAAGGACGTCGAAGATCTGAAGTGGATTAACCTGATGAACGCCTACAGCTGTACCGAATGCGGTCGCTGTACGGCTGCTTGTCCGGCGAATATTACGGGCAAAAAACTGTCGCCCAGAAAGATTATGATGGATACGCGCGATCGGCTGGAGGATATTCAGAAAGGCTGGAAGGCGAACGGATACGATTACAAAGACGATAAGTCGTTGCTGGGTGATTACATCACACCAGAGGAATTAAATGCCTGTACGACCTGTCAGGCATGCATTAATGCCTGCCCGATCAATATTAACCCACTTGACATTATTCTTCAGCTACGGCGCTACCGCGTCATGGAGGAATCGCAGGCACCGGCTGCCTGGAATGCTATGTTCAGCAATATTGAAAACAACATGGCCCCCTGGAAATTCTCGCCAAGCGACCGCTTCAACTGGGCCGAGCAAGTGAACGAAGTTAAATTCTAG
- a CDS encoding (Fe-S)-binding protein encodes MLAEEKYSVPTMADMAAAGEDPEVLFWVGCAGSFDDRYKRVTIAFVRILNHVGIKFAVLGPEEACTGDPARRAGNEFLFQMQAVSNIQVLNAYNVKKIVTACPHCFNTLKNEYPELGGRYEVIHHSQFLQGLINEGRIRVQDGQSFKGRKITFHDSCYLGRANKVYEAPRDVLSALDADLVDMKRVRANGLCCGAGGGQYFKEPEPGTKDVNVERVEEALATGADTIAVACPFCMTMMSDGVKNKNREDSVQVYDVSELIAQKQGL; translated from the coding sequence ATGCTAGCTGAAGAAAAATATAGCGTACCCACGATGGCCGACATGGCGGCAGCGGGCGAAGACCCCGAGGTCCTGTTCTGGGTCGGTTGTGCGGGCTCGTTTGATGACCGGTATAAACGCGTAACGATTGCCTTTGTCCGCATTTTAAATCACGTTGGTATCAAATTCGCCGTTCTGGGGCCAGAAGAGGCCTGCACGGGCGACCCCGCCCGCCGGGCTGGTAATGAGTTCCTGTTTCAGATGCAGGCCGTATCAAATATTCAGGTGTTGAACGCCTATAACGTAAAGAAAATCGTGACGGCCTGCCCGCACTGCTTCAATACGCTCAAAAACGAATACCCGGAGCTGGGCGGTCGGTACGAAGTCATTCACCATTCGCAGTTCTTACAGGGTTTGATCAACGAAGGCCGTATTCGCGTACAGGACGGTCAGTCATTCAAAGGTCGCAAGATTACGTTTCATGATTCCTGTTATCTGGGTCGGGCCAACAAGGTATACGAAGCACCACGGGACGTATTGTCCGCGCTGGATGCTGATTTAGTCGACATGAAACGTGTACGGGCTAATGGACTCTGCTGCGGGGCTGGCGGTGGTCAGTACTTTAAGGAACCGGAGCCTGGTACCAAGGATGTCAACGTAGAACGCGTGGAAGAAGCCCTGGCCACCGGCGCCGATACGATCGCCGTTGCCTGTCCATTCTGCATGACTATGATGTCTGACGGGGTTAAGAATAAGAATCGTGAGGATTCGGTTCAGGTATATGACGTTTCGGAACTCATTGCCCAAAAACAGGGGTTGTGA
- a CDS encoding sigma-70 family RNA polymerase sigma factor codes for MATMPEVMSDTPTRDDDQTLPIDGSPAAEQPSTDTPARGYTDEQKYQIFNREFMPHIDSMYNFAFRLTTDEDDANDLVQDTYLKAFRFISSFEQGTNAKAWLFRILKNSFINDYRKKSKEPAKVDYQDVETTYNSEDSETEHTVDLRAESVSDLIGDEVATALNSLPVDFRTVIILCDIEGFTYEEMAKILDIPIGTVRSRLHRARNLLKEKLRDYASSMGYNEENEE; via the coding sequence ATGGCGACTATGCCCGAAGTTATGTCAGATACGCCAACTCGCGACGACGACCAAACGCTGCCAATCGACGGCTCGCCTGCTGCCGAACAGCCCTCGACCGACACCCCAGCTCGTGGTTATACCGACGAGCAGAAATATCAAATATTTAACAGAGAGTTTATGCCCCACATAGACTCCATGTACAACTTTGCCTTTCGGTTAACTACAGACGAGGACGACGCCAACGATCTCGTGCAGGATACGTATTTAAAGGCCTTCCGTTTTATTTCCTCGTTCGAACAAGGAACTAACGCAAAAGCATGGCTGTTTCGAATTCTGAAGAACAGCTTCATTAACGACTACCGTAAAAAGAGTAAGGAGCCGGCGAAAGTTGACTATCAGGATGTCGAAACGACATATAATTCTGAAGATTCTGAAACTGAGCATACGGTCGACCTACGGGCAGAGTCGGTTTCTGATCTGATCGGCGATGAGGTAGCTACGGCTCTCAACTCGCTGCCGGTTGACTTCCGGACGGTCATCATTCTTTGTGACATCGAAGGATTCACGTATGAGGAGATGGCTAAGATTCTGGATATTCCAATCGGCACAGTACGATCCCGCTTACACCGGGCCCGTAACCTGTTGAAAGAGAAACTGCGTGACTATGCCTCTTCAATGGGATATAATGAAGAAAATGAAGAGTAA